A genomic stretch from Tribolium castaneum strain GA2 chromosome 6, icTriCast1.1, whole genome shotgun sequence includes:
- the LOC103315043 gene encoding uncharacterized protein LOC103315043 isoform X2, with the protein MQTCSSNKEETCSEISNIAADAKDSLLPSKSKHLYEETYNAYRKWRSNKKIDTTCEDTILAYFSSELSRYKSSSLWSKYSMLRSTINLREGIDISKFPSVIPYLKRKGEGHKPKKSLILSKDHIDEFLRKADTKEHLFNKVVLIFGVAGACRRQELVTLTTTCVQDCKTHFLIKLEDTKTKVDRCFIITAGKLENVNLLELVRRYMEIRPTKTPHNRFFINYTKEKCTIQPVGIHKIGGVPAIVAKRSSASLLANAGATMERIKRHGGWRSTTVAEGYIEECENTKIKVANLILGEEPLACNSISSENHEKFTSLRGTESEAKNNEVVGMNICGNNNSVINVNHYYNKQ; encoded by the exons ATGCAAACGTGCAGTTCAAATAAAGAAGAAACTTGCAGCGAAATATCAAATATTGCTGCTGATGCGAAAGATTCTCTGTTACCATCAAAATCCAAGCATTTGTACGAAGAAACATATAATGCGTATCGGAAATGGCGTTCtaataagaaaattgataCAACTTGCGAAGATACCATTCTAGCGTACTTCAGCAGCGAGCTGTCCCGGTATAAAAGTTCATCATTATGGAGCAAATATTCTATGCTAAGATCAACCATCAATCTACGAGAGGGAATTGACATTAGTAAATTTCCAAGCGTCATACCTTATTTGAAACGAAAAGGTGAAGGacacaaaccaaaaaaatctcttATATTGAGTAAAGACCATATAGAcgaatttttgagaaaagctGACACCAAggaacatttatttaataag GTTGTTCTCATATTTGGAGTAGCCGGTGCATGTAGACGTCAAGAGCTAGTGACATTAACGACAACATGTGTTCAAGACTGCAAaacccattttttaattaagctgGAAGACACCAAAACCAAAGTGGATCGATGTTTTATAATAACAGCAGGTAAACTCGAAAATGTTAATCTACTTGAACTTGTCAGAAGATATATGGAAATTCGACCCACCAAGACACCGCACAACAGATTTTTTATCAACTACACCAAGGAAAAATGTACCATTCAACCAGTTGGAATCCACAAAATTGGGGGTGTGCCTGCTATAGTGGCCAA ACGTAGCTCAGCTTCTCTTCTGGCAAATGCAGGGGCCACTATGGAAAGGATAAAAAGACACGGAGGTTGGCGTTCAACTACAGTGGCAGAAGGTTATATCGAAGAATGtgaaaatactaaaattaaggttGCAAACTTGATCTTGGGTGAAGAACCATTGGCCTGCAATAGCATCTCTTCGGAAAATCAcgaaaaatttacaagtttGCGTGGAACCGAGAGTGAAGCAAAAAACAACGAAGTTGTAGGAATGAATATTTGTGGCAACAATAATAGTGTTATAAATGTAAATCATTATTACAACAAGCAATAG
- the LOC103315043 gene encoding uncharacterized protein LOC103315043 isoform X3, whose translation MQTCSSNKEETCSEISNIAADAKDSLLPSKSKHLYEETYNAYRKWRSNKKIDTTCEDTILAYFSSELSRYKSSSLWSKYSMLRSTINLREGIDISKFPSVIPYLKRKGEGHKPKKSLILSKDHIDEFLRKADTKEHLFNKVVLIFGVAGACRRQELVTLTTTCVQDCKTHFLIKLEDTKTKVDRCFIITAGKLENVNLLELVRRYMEIRPTKTPHNRFFINYTKEKCTIQPVGIHKIGGHCFRRSSASLLANAGATMERIKRHGGWRSTTVAEGYIEECENTKIKVANLILGEEPLACNSISSENHEKFTSLRGTESEAKNNEVVGMNICGNNNSVINVNHYYNKQ comes from the exons ATGCAAACGTGCAGTTCAAATAAAGAAGAAACTTGCAGCGAAATATCAAATATTGCTGCTGATGCGAAAGATTCTCTGTTACCATCAAAATCCAAGCATTTGTACGAAGAAACATATAATGCGTATCGGAAATGGCGTTCtaataagaaaattgataCAACTTGCGAAGATACCATTCTAGCGTACTTCAGCAGCGAGCTGTCCCGGTATAAAAGTTCATCATTATGGAGCAAATATTCTATGCTAAGATCAACCATCAATCTACGAGAGGGAATTGACATTAGTAAATTTCCAAGCGTCATACCTTATTTGAAACGAAAAGGTGAAGGacacaaaccaaaaaaatctcttATATTGAGTAAAGACCATATAGAcgaatttttgagaaaagctGACACCAAggaacatttatttaataag GTTGTTCTCATATTTGGAGTAGCCGGTGCATGTAGACGTCAAGAGCTAGTGACATTAACGACAACATGTGTTCAAGACTGCAAaacccattttttaattaagctgGAAGACACCAAAACCAAAGTGGATCGATGTTTTATAATAACAGCAGGTAAACTCGAAAATGTTAATCTACTTGAACTTGTCAGAAGATATATGGAAATTCGACCCACCAAGACACCGCACAACAGATTTTTTATCAACTACACCAAGGAAAAATGTACCATTCAACCAGTTGGAATCCACAAAATTGGGG GTCACTGCTTCAGACGTAGCTCAGCTTCTCTTCTGGCAAATGCAGGGGCCACTATGGAAAGGATAAAAAGACACGGAGGTTGGCGTTCAACTACAGTGGCAGAAGGTTATATCGAAGAATGtgaaaatactaaaattaaggttGCAAACTTGATCTTGGGTGAAGAACCATTGGCCTGCAATAGCATCTCTTCGGAAAATCAcgaaaaatttacaagtttGCGTGGAACCGAGAGTGAAGCAAAAAACAACGAAGTTGTAGGAATGAATATTTGTGGCAACAATAATAGTGTTATAAATGTAAATCATTATTACAACAAGCAATAG
- the LOC103315043 gene encoding uncharacterized protein LOC103315043 isoform X1, which translates to MQTCSSNKEETCSEISNIAADAKDSLLPSKSKHLYEETYNAYRKWRSNKKIDTTCEDTILAYFSSELSRYKSSSLWSKYSMLRSTINLREGIDISKFPSVIPYLKRKGEGHKPKKSLILSKDHIDEFLRKADTKEHLFNKVVLIFGVAGACRRQELVTLTTTCVQDCKTHFLIKLEDTKTKVDRCFIITAGKLENVNLLELVRRYMEIRPTKTPHNRFFINYTKEKCTIQPVGIHKIGGVPAIVAKYLGLENASSYTGHCFRRSSASLLANAGATMERIKRHGGWRSTTVAEGYIEECENTKIKVANLILGEEPLACNSISSENHEKFTSLRGTESEAKNNEVVGMNICGNNNSVINVNHYYNKQ; encoded by the exons ATGCAAACGTGCAGTTCAAATAAAGAAGAAACTTGCAGCGAAATATCAAATATTGCTGCTGATGCGAAAGATTCTCTGTTACCATCAAAATCCAAGCATTTGTACGAAGAAACATATAATGCGTATCGGAAATGGCGTTCtaataagaaaattgataCAACTTGCGAAGATACCATTCTAGCGTACTTCAGCAGCGAGCTGTCCCGGTATAAAAGTTCATCATTATGGAGCAAATATTCTATGCTAAGATCAACCATCAATCTACGAGAGGGAATTGACATTAGTAAATTTCCAAGCGTCATACCTTATTTGAAACGAAAAGGTGAAGGacacaaaccaaaaaaatctcttATATTGAGTAAAGACCATATAGAcgaatttttgagaaaagctGACACCAAggaacatttatttaataag GTTGTTCTCATATTTGGAGTAGCCGGTGCATGTAGACGTCAAGAGCTAGTGACATTAACGACAACATGTGTTCAAGACTGCAAaacccattttttaattaagctgGAAGACACCAAAACCAAAGTGGATCGATGTTTTATAATAACAGCAGGTAAACTCGAAAATGTTAATCTACTTGAACTTGTCAGAAGATATATGGAAATTCGACCCACCAAGACACCGCACAACAGATTTTTTATCAACTACACCAAGGAAAAATGTACCATTCAACCAGTTGGAATCCACAAAATTGGGGGTGTGCCTGCTATAGTGGCCAAGTATTTGGGTCTTGAAAATGCTTCTTCATATACAGGTCACTGCTTCAGACGTAGCTCAGCTTCTCTTCTGGCAAATGCAGGGGCCACTATGGAAAGGATAAAAAGACACGGAGGTTGGCGTTCAACTACAGTGGCAGAAGGTTATATCGAAGAATGtgaaaatactaaaattaaggttGCAAACTTGATCTTGGGTGAAGAACCATTGGCCTGCAATAGCATCTCTTCGGAAAATCAcgaaaaatttacaagtttGCGTGGAACCGAGAGTGAAGCAAAAAACAACGAAGTTGTAGGAATGAATATTTGTGGCAACAATAATAGTGTTATAAATGTAAATCATTATTACAACAAGCAATAG